A genomic region of Mesorhizobium sp. NZP2077 contains the following coding sequences:
- a CDS encoding dihydrofolate reductase family protein: protein MKMLILQMQMSVDGFVGANEDHTWQLWEWGDDIGWDEDLKRDFNAFFAGIDTILLSRKMAEEGYLSHWGHAAKKYPADPFYAFAQRIVDAKKVVPSDRLKASRWERTRVVSGDLPREVTALKVGEGGDMAVFGGAGFASSLIAAGLVDEFQLFINPAVLGAGRRIFDQGGFQNLRLVGSKAYACGMVVNRYAPG, encoded by the coding sequence GTGAAAATGCTCATCCTTCAGATGCAGATGTCGGTCGACGGCTTTGTCGGCGCCAATGAGGACCATACCTGGCAGCTCTGGGAATGGGGCGACGACATAGGCTGGGACGAGGACCTGAAACGCGACTTCAACGCGTTCTTTGCCGGTATCGACACTATCCTGCTCAGCCGCAAGATGGCCGAGGAGGGCTATCTCAGCCATTGGGGCCATGCGGCGAAGAAGTATCCGGCCGATCCGTTCTATGCCTTCGCCCAGCGCATCGTCGACGCGAAGAAAGTGGTACCGAGCGACAGGCTGAAAGCCTCGCGGTGGGAGCGCACGAGGGTGGTGAGCGGCGACCTGCCGCGCGAGGTCACGGCGCTGAAGGTTGGCGAGGGCGGCGACATGGCAGTCTTCGGCGGCGCCGGCTTCGCCTCGTCGCTGATCGCGGCCGGACTGGTCGACGAATTCCAGCTCTTCATCAACCCGGCTGTGCTGGGCGCCGGACGCCGCATCTTCGACCAGGGCGGTTTTCAGAACCTCCGGCTGGTCGGCTCGAAGGCCTATGCCTGCGGCATGGTGGTTAACCGCTACGCGCCGGGTTGA
- a CDS encoding alpha/beta hydrolase translates to MASIESEANRNHYAAIVANAGTFNSPQAMIDFNDTSWTALTGEPGGVDYIEVDAGGVPALWVVPKGADEQRVLLYAHGGGFLGGSFYTHRKMVGHLAKAVGCRALVYNYPLAHQAKHPAQLDAAMAAWNWLVDQGFDTRWIALAGDSCGAVLTYGVLQRLRAQGRPLPAATLIISGWFDMALTGASYETNREKDPAFARATVDWLVTNFIGDGDRLDSEVSALYADLSGFPPVFLQAGADEALVDESRMFAERARHAGVETRLDVFDGMLHSFQMMAGRAPEADDATGRFAAWVRPKLGLPDAGGKVADNRAA, encoded by the coding sequence ATGGCGAGCATTGAGAGCGAGGCAAACAGGAACCACTATGCGGCGATCGTCGCCAATGCCGGCACGTTCAACAGCCCGCAGGCGATGATCGATTTCAACGACACCAGTTGGACGGCGCTGACCGGCGAACCCGGCGGCGTCGACTATATCGAAGTCGATGCCGGCGGCGTGCCGGCGCTATGGGTCGTGCCGAAGGGCGCGGACGAGCAGCGGGTGCTGCTCTACGCGCATGGCGGCGGCTTCCTCGGCGGCTCATTCTACACGCACCGCAAGATGGTCGGCCATCTGGCCAAGGCCGTCGGCTGCCGGGCATTGGTCTATAACTATCCTTTGGCGCACCAGGCGAAGCACCCGGCCCAGCTCGATGCGGCGATGGCGGCATGGAACTGGCTCGTCGACCAGGGCTTCGACACCAGGTGGATCGCGCTTGCCGGTGATTCCTGCGGCGCGGTGCTGACCTATGGCGTGCTGCAACGGTTGCGTGCCCAGGGCCGGCCGCTGCCGGCTGCCACGCTGATCATCTCCGGCTGGTTCGACATGGCGCTGACCGGCGCCAGTTATGAGACCAACCGCGAGAAGGATCCAGCCTTCGCCAGGGCCACCGTCGACTGGCTGGTGACCAACTTCATCGGCGACGGTGACCGGCTCGATTCGGAGGTCAGCGCGCTCTATGCCGACCTGTCCGGCTTTCCGCCGGTGTTCCTGCAGGCCGGCGCCGACGAGGCGCTGGTCGACGAAAGCCGCATGTTTGCCGAGCGCGCCAGGCATGCTGGCGTTGAGACGCGGCTCGACGTCTTCGACGGCATGCTGCATTCCTTCCAGATGATGGCCGGCCGGGCGCCGGAAGCCGACGACGCGACCGGCCGCTTCGCCGCCTGGGTGCGGCCGAAGCTTGGCCTGCCGGATGCCGGCGGCAAGGTTGCCGACAACAGGGCGGCCTGA
- a CDS encoding sigma factor-like helix-turn-helix DNA-binding protein, producing MHRLHRTRRTRLKAEAGYASDEIVLPVEPAGPGAGRAIERLVVHLPPKERACVLLKDVFDHSLDEIAGLVGSTSGGVKSALNRGRAKLAALPAQPVAAPVHDPDVERLLSRYVELFNARDWDGVRALTSADARLRVSDCYNGLLSNSPYFVEYERGEPWRMRPAVVEGEAVLVVDRRQDEVWRPAYVVRVHAEGGVIDRITDYYACPWILDMVAADG from the coding sequence GTGCATCGACTTCATCGCACCCGGCGCACGCGGCTCAAGGCCGAAGCAGGCTATGCCAGCGATGAGATCGTGCTGCCGGTCGAGCCCGCCGGCCCGGGCGCCGGCCGCGCCATCGAGCGGCTGGTGGTGCACCTGCCGCCGAAGGAGCGCGCCTGCGTGCTGCTCAAGGATGTCTTCGACCATTCGCTGGACGAGATCGCCGGCCTGGTCGGCTCGACATCAGGCGGCGTCAAGTCGGCGCTCAATCGTGGCCGCGCCAAGCTCGCCGCTCTGCCGGCGCAGCCGGTCGCGGCGCCCGTCCATGACCCGGACGTGGAGCGGCTGCTCAGCCGCTATGTCGAACTCTTCAATGCCAGGGACTGGGACGGGGTGCGGGCGCTGACCAGCGCCGATGCCCGGCTGCGGGTTTCGGACTGCTACAATGGCCTGCTCTCCAACTCGCCCTATTTCGTCGAATATGAGCGCGGCGAGCCCTGGCGCATGCGACCAGCTGTGGTCGAAGGGGAGGCCGTGCTGGTCGTCGACAGGCGGCAAGACGAGGTCTGGCGGCCGGCCTATGTGGTGCGGGTCCATGCCGAGGGCGGCGTCATCGACCGCATCACCGACTATTATGCGTGTCCGTGGATCCTGGACATGGTGGCCGCCGATGGATGA
- a CDS encoding alpha/beta hydrolase: protein MFRPLVIMLGLLLLAGPAAAGVTPFPTGFKTQSIETNGTKLYVRIGGQGPAVVLLHGFADTGDMWARAAVKLMKDHTVIVPDLRGMGLSAHPDSGYTKKNQAVDIAGVMDALKIDKADLVTHDIGNMVGYALAAQYPKRITKWVVIDAPLPGIGDWDKIKQSPLLWHFNFRGPDMERLVAGRERIYLDRFYNELSADPKKIDEATRVHYAKLYARPHAMHDAFEQFKAFDQDAIDNPAMLSTGGKLAMPVLAVGAEKSAGTTQADTLRFVAADVTGAIVPASGHWIMEENPDATVKLITDFLSK, encoded by the coding sequence ATGTTTCGTCCTTTGGTCATCATGCTTGGTCTGCTGTTACTCGCCGGTCCGGCCGCCGCGGGCGTGACCCCGTTTCCGACCGGCTTCAAGACGCAGTCGATCGAGACCAACGGCACCAAGCTTTATGTGCGCATCGGCGGACAAGGACCCGCTGTCGTGCTGCTGCACGGCTTCGCCGATACCGGCGACATGTGGGCGCGGGCCGCGGTGAAGCTGATGAAGGATCACACGGTGATCGTGCCGGACCTGCGCGGCATGGGCCTTTCGGCGCATCCGGACAGCGGCTACACCAAGAAGAATCAGGCGGTCGATATCGCCGGCGTGATGGACGCGCTGAAGATCGACAAGGCCGATCTGGTGACACACGACATCGGCAACATGGTCGGCTATGCGCTGGCCGCGCAATATCCCAAGCGCATCACGAAATGGGTTGTCATCGACGCACCGCTGCCGGGCATAGGCGACTGGGACAAGATCAAGCAAAGCCCGCTGCTCTGGCACTTCAACTTCCGCGGCCCCGACATGGAGCGGCTGGTGGCGGGTCGCGAGCGCATCTACCTCGACCGCTTCTACAACGAACTGTCGGCCGACCCGAAGAAGATCGACGAGGCGACGCGTGTCCATTATGCAAAACTCTATGCACGGCCGCATGCCATGCATGACGCCTTCGAACAGTTCAAGGCATTCGACCAGGACGCCATCGACAACCCTGCGATGCTTTCCACCGGCGGCAAACTGGCCATGCCGGTGCTGGCAGTCGGCGCGGAGAAATCGGCAGGCACGACACAGGCCGACACCCTGCGCTTCGTCGCGGCGGACGTGACGGGCGCCATCGTGCCCGCATCCGGCCACTGGATCATGGAGGAAAACCCGGATGCCACGGTCAAGCTTATCACCGATTTCCTCTCCAAATAA